From a region of the Cyprinus carpio isolate SPL01 chromosome A18, ASM1834038v1, whole genome shotgun sequence genome:
- the LOC109110167 gene encoding glutaminyl-peptide cyclotransferase-like isoform X2: MSRAGRRSKALHGNNGHALAGCDPLRVARVRVLLLCLCGALSLAMILALYLSAEPSSSLQHHAAHLIRDRNAHKPNKHSVAQIKKFAAQVDGHRLWETHLRPLLIERVPGTAGSQTVRQHILSQLGSLSAGWTLEENSFVSSTPKGKVTFTNVLAVLDPTAPRRLLLACHHDSKILPADPKNPKRVFVGASDSAIPCAMILELATALDTQLKALKLQRSAVTLQLVFFDGEEAFEEWTETDSLYGSRHLAELMARTPHPSGSTTTTLLQAVDLLVLLDLLGGPEPLIVNHFDNTARWFDRLITAEKRLHKQGLLTSHLSEQSYFRKDFYLGPVQDDHIPFLNRGVPVLHLIPTPFPVFWHTLDDAEERMHRPTVENLTRILAIFVAEYLSL, encoded by the exons ATGTCAAGAGCCGGCCGAAGATCCAAAGCTTTGCACGGCAATAACGGGCACGCGCTGGCAGGATGCGACCCCCTGAGAGTGGCGCGCGTGCGCGTGCTGCTGCTGTGTCTCTGCGGCGCGCTCTCGCTGGCCATGATTCTGGCGCTGTATCTGTCTGCAGAGCCCTCCAGCAGCCTACAGCATCATGCTGCACATCTCATCAGGGACAGG AATGCTCATAAGCCAAATAAACACTCTGTGGCACAAATAAAGAAGTTTGCAGCACAGGTGGACGGGCATCGGCTCTGGGAGACTCACCTGCGGCCCCTGCTAATCGAACGAGTGCCCGGGACTGCAGGCAGTCAGACCGTACGGCAG CATATCTTGTCCCAGCTGGGTTCACTGTCAGCAGGATGGACGCTGGAAGAGAATTCCTTCGTTTCATCCACCCCGAAGGGTAAAGTGACCTTCACCAATGTGCTAGCAGTTCTGGACCCCACGGCTCCTCGCAGGCTGCTTCTAGCATGCCACCATGACTCAAAGATCTTACCCGCAGACCCTAAAAACCCCAAGCGGGTGTTTGTGGGTGCCAGTGATTCAGCCATACCCTGTGCTATGATCTTGGAGCTGGCCACTGCTCTGGACACACAGCTTAAAGCTCTAAAACTGCAG AGGTCTGCTGTTACATTGCAGTTGGTGTTTTTTGATGGAGAGGAGGCATTTGAGGAATGGACAGAAACAGACTCTCTCTACGGTTCTCGTCATCTGGCTGAACTTATGGCCCGTACTCCCCACCCTTCTGGATCCACCACAACCACTCTTCTCCAGGCAGTG GATCTGTTAGTTCTGCTGGACCTGCTTGGTGGGCCAGAACCATTGATTGTCAATCACTTTGATAACACAGCCAGATGGTTCGACCGGCTGATCACTGCAG AGAAGAGACTCCACAAACAGGGTTTGTTGACATCTCACCTATCAGAACAGAGTTACTTCAGGAAAGATTTTTATCTTGGTCCCGTGCAGGATGATCACATTCCATTTTTAAACAGAG GTGTACCTGTGCTTCACTTGATCCCCACACCATTTCCTGTGTTCTGGCACACACTGGATGATGCGGAGGAGAGGATGCACAGGCCCACAGTGGAAAACCTAACTAGAATCCTGGCCATCTTCGTGGCTGAGTACCTGAGCCTCTAA
- the LOC109110207 gene encoding tubulin-folding cofactor B-like: MDGSVTVITSPTVSVRVTSTVSDFEANRRFNRGVTIAEFKSKLELIVGTPAAYMDLELFSTSDKLLQKLDNNEALLGSYHVDDDCRIHVTDRSGTQNAEFTDLSKVEKFEISDEAYEKRADSIRSFKKNFKLGRFNEENGAKQEEALAKKEEEEKVAAGSIAVGNRCKVEVAGQPTKIGTVMFVGTPDFKPGYWVGVKYDEPLGKNDGSVKGKRYFECEPKHGAFVKPLSVIVGDFPEEDFGLDEM, encoded by the exons ATGGACGGGAGCGTGACAGTCATCACCAGCCCCACCGTGTCCGTGCGGGTGACTAGCACCGTCAGCGACTTCGAGGCGAACCGGAGATTCAACCGAGGCGTAACGATCGCAGAGTTTAAG agtAAGTTGGAGCTGATTGTGGGTACCCCAGCTGCCTATATGGACCTTGAGCTATTCAGCACTTCAGACAAGCTCTTACAGAAGTTAGACAACAATGAAGCGCTGCTCGGCTCCTATCATGTGGATGATGACTGCAGAATACAT GTGACAGACCGCAGTGGTACGCAGAATGCGGAGTTCACTGATTTGTCAAAGGTGGAGAAATTCGAGATCTCTGATGAAGCCTATGAAAAAAGGGCAG ATTCAATACGGAGTTTCAAGAAGAATTTTAAGTTAGGTCGATTTAATGAGGAAAACGGGGCCAAGCAAGAAGAGGCTCTTGCTaagaaagaagaggaagagaaggtGGCCGCTGGGTCCATTGCTGTTGGGAACCGCTGCAAAGTTGAAGTTGCTGGGCAACCTACCAAGATTGGCACTGTTATGTTTGTGG GTACACCAGATTTCAAACCAGGCTACTGGGTTGGTGTGAAATATGATGAGCCGCTTGGGAAGAATGATGGCAG TGTGAAAGGGAAACGTTACTTTGAGTGTGAGCCGAAACATGGTGCCTTCGTGAAGCCCCTCTCAGTAATTGTGGGAGACTTCCCTGAAGAGGACTTTGGTTTGGATGAGATGTAA
- the LOC109110167 gene encoding glutaminyl-peptide cyclotransferase-like isoform X1 yields MSRAGRRSKALHGNNGHALAGCDPLRVARVRVLLLCLCGALSLAMILALYLSAEPSSSLQHHAAHLIRDRNAHKPNKHSVAQIKKFAAQVDGHRLWETHLRPLLIERVPGTAGSQTVRQFSHFFQLQHILSQLGSLSAGWTLEENSFVSSTPKGKVTFTNVLAVLDPTAPRRLLLACHHDSKILPADPKNPKRVFVGASDSAIPCAMILELATALDTQLKALKLQRSAVTLQLVFFDGEEAFEEWTETDSLYGSRHLAELMARTPHPSGSTTTTLLQAVDLLVLLDLLGGPEPLIVNHFDNTARWFDRLITAEKRLHKQGLLTSHLSEQSYFRKDFYLGPVQDDHIPFLNRGVPVLHLIPTPFPVFWHTLDDAEERMHRPTVENLTRILAIFVAEYLSL; encoded by the exons ATGTCAAGAGCCGGCCGAAGATCCAAAGCTTTGCACGGCAATAACGGGCACGCGCTGGCAGGATGCGACCCCCTGAGAGTGGCGCGCGTGCGCGTGCTGCTGCTGTGTCTCTGCGGCGCGCTCTCGCTGGCCATGATTCTGGCGCTGTATCTGTCTGCAGAGCCCTCCAGCAGCCTACAGCATCATGCTGCACATCTCATCAGGGACAGG AATGCTCATAAGCCAAATAAACACTCTGTGGCACAAATAAAGAAGTTTGCAGCACAGGTGGACGGGCATCGGCTCTGGGAGACTCACCTGCGGCCCCTGCTAATCGAACGAGTGCCCGGGACTGCAGGCAGTCAGACCGTACGGCAG TTCTCTCACTTCTTCCAACTACAGCATATCTTGTCCCAGCTGGGTTCACTGTCAGCAGGATGGACGCTGGAAGAGAATTCCTTCGTTTCATCCACCCCGAAGGGTAAAGTGACCTTCACCAATGTGCTAGCAGTTCTGGACCCCACGGCTCCTCGCAGGCTGCTTCTAGCATGCCACCATGACTCAAAGATCTTACCCGCAGACCCTAAAAACCCCAAGCGGGTGTTTGTGGGTGCCAGTGATTCAGCCATACCCTGTGCTATGATCTTGGAGCTGGCCACTGCTCTGGACACACAGCTTAAAGCTCTAAAACTGCAG AGGTCTGCTGTTACATTGCAGTTGGTGTTTTTTGATGGAGAGGAGGCATTTGAGGAATGGACAGAAACAGACTCTCTCTACGGTTCTCGTCATCTGGCTGAACTTATGGCCCGTACTCCCCACCCTTCTGGATCCACCACAACCACTCTTCTCCAGGCAGTG GATCTGTTAGTTCTGCTGGACCTGCTTGGTGGGCCAGAACCATTGATTGTCAATCACTTTGATAACACAGCCAGATGGTTCGACCGGCTGATCACTGCAG AGAAGAGACTCCACAAACAGGGTTTGTTGACATCTCACCTATCAGAACAGAGTTACTTCAGGAAAGATTTTTATCTTGGTCCCGTGCAGGATGATCACATTCCATTTTTAAACAGAG GTGTACCTGTGCTTCACTTGATCCCCACACCATTTCCTGTGTTCTGGCACACACTGGATGATGCGGAGGAGAGGATGCACAGGCCCACAGTGGAAAACCTAACTAGAATCCTGGCCATCTTCGTGGCTGAGTACCTGAGCCTCTAA
- the LOC109110749 gene encoding homeobox protein SIX2-like isoform X2, giving the protein MAVGFSPEQVACVCEVLLQSGSMDRLSSFLCSLPSNVYLGMAHSQENVLKARAAVAFHHCRFAELYALLERNVFSPCSHPLLQQLWLRAHYKEAELQRGHPLGAVGKYRIRRKFPLPRTIWDGEETSYCFKEKSRSVLRERYCREPYPSPREKRDLAAATGLTATQVSNWFKNRRQRDRAAASRQGTSAGAFLSSDEELSPPASPSTLFSCSQQLSAHPPPLHHLGPAHY; this is encoded by the exons ATGGCGGTGGGCTTCTCCCCAGAACAGGTGGCGTGTGTTTGTGAGGTTCTTCTTCAGAGTGGAAGCATGGATCGCTTGTCCTCGTTCTTATGCTCCTTACCTTCCAATGTGTATCTGGGAATGGCCCACAGTCAAGAGAATGTGCTGAAAGCGCGGGCTGCGGTTGCCTTCCACCACTGTCGTTTTGCTGAGCTCTACGCCTTGTTAGAGAGGAACGTGTTCTCCCCGTGCAGTCACCCTCTCCTCCAGCAGCTCTGGCTCCGGGCTCACTACAAGGAGGCTGAATTGCAGAGGGGCCACCCTCTTGGGGCCGTGGGGAAGTACCGCATCCGCCGCAAGTTCCCTCTTCCTCGTACCATCTGGGATGGAGAGGAGACCAGCTACTGCTTCAAG GAAAAGTCTCGCAGTGTATTGCGAGAGAGGTACTGCAGAGAGCCGTACCCCTCGCCGCGAGAGAAACGAGATTTGGCTGCAGCCACTGGACTCACTGCTACACAAGTCAGCAACTGGTTCAAGAACCGTCGACAGCGGGACAGAGCTGCGGCCAGCCGTCAGGG AACGTCAGCAGGAGCGTTCCTGAGCTCTGATGAGGAACTCTCACCGCCGGCGAGTCCCAGCACACTATTCTCCTGCTCCCAGCAGCTCTCTGCCCACCCGCCCCCTCTACACCACCTGGGACCAGCACACTACTGA
- the LOC109110206 gene encoding homeobox protein SIX5-like, whose product MASLSLESTEQTENGPKESTQDEAKVKEETDPDEVSEQLLQSFQNSALSFSTDQVACLCEALLQAGNVDRLWRFLSTIPPSADMLRGNETLLKAQALVAFHREEFNELYAILDSHDFHPSNHGFLQDLYLKARYKEAERSRGRSLGAVDKYRLRKKFPLPKTIWDGEETVYCFKEKSRNALKECYKINRYPTPVEKKNLAKVTGLSLTQVSNWFKNRRQRDRTPSGTNSKSESDGNHSTEDEASKGDLEDIADKPSAEETGSSNASLISYSGAPCSTGQLILNSTGGFFTSSHPLLLNGSPILSGAGTGVIINGLTLSDGHTVTLSPVSANAPFLLNGAQVISKDERGISDIEAHGSLPTVVLNPQAGLTSTIPLSLSEDAKTASSNVSPLDFITLPEVLKNPDNTQSLPTNLMSSPTISTSVISPTSLSSVALAPNNIPASTAGSMSSVISSPMVPLQPTQTPEIVVLGKAESHAQTRSSISSPQVLSLPQVVPSIQGVPVSQLMQHPSGATVSSCPQLVPVSPVNSQLPHVPIHQFQTQTLHIGPRLVQTQPQNGLTTLSTSSALSLPQMADGQVTQMLTPQLGDESISATLPQIQTSMGTQIIPISSPTQVVPISQTKDSGQPQLVPLSLPQLMPVSSIAGTPTGTLSFPQVVPANPSLSIPSHGGAFQILTSGSGTGLSVAQGSICLSPIGPPQSVPTGTIPGVQLLNSGVIQIPSASPGNILLAGGIGGSPILSVQNGKLILTIPAGIQFASMPVKSIPDHLVSSNSTLDPQSSAVHPLENQPTPSLTAQTSNSLQSSSLGFVGSSTLYCSPEPGTIANPTPGASPNTPDSSSTPTPTSVLQSQQTLSPESMLPLSPICSGVATGPHLSQPVWSPVPLSSSAGLTLFDIRGKGDLPEDPALLGLPGGESLLLGTPPPGEDVESDSQLDEVEDMDGDSKILTQLQSVPVDDDLGL is encoded by the exons atgGCTTCCTTGTCTTTGGAGTCCACAGAACAAACTGAAAACGGCCCAAAGGAGTCCACGCAAGATGAAGCCAAAGTGAAAGAGGAGACGGATCCGGACGAAGTTTCGGAACAACTGCTCCAAAGCTTCCAGAACTCGGCGCTCAGTTTTTCCACCGATCAAGTCGCGTGTCTGTGCGAAGCGCTCCTGCAAGCGGGCAATGTGGATCGCCTGTGGAGATTCCTCTCCACCATCCCTCCTTCGGCCGATATGCTACGTGGCAACGAGACCCTACTGAAGGCCCAGGCTCTGGTCGCTTTCCACCGGGAGGAATTCAATGAGTTGTACGCCATCCTGGACAGTCATGACTTCCACCCGAGTAACCATGGGTTCCTTCAAGACCTCTACTTGAAGGCGCGCTACAAAGAGGCTGAGAGGTCCCGGGGTCGCAGTCTAGGCGCCGTGGACAAATATCGACTGCGCAAAAAGTTTCCTTTGCCCAAAACCATTTGGGACGGAGAGGAGACGGTGTACTGCTTCAAGGAGAAGTCGCGCAACGCTCTAAAGGAATGTTACAAGATCAACAGGTATCCCACTCCGGTCGAGAAAAAGAATTTAGCCAAAGTCACCGGACTTTCTTTGACTCAAGTCAGCAACTGGTTCAAGAATCGCCGACAGAGGGACCGGACCCCGTCCGGTACCAACAGCAAGAG TGAATCTGATGGAAACCACAGCACAGAAGATGAAGCCAGCAAGGGAGATCTGGAGGATATTGCTGATAAACCTTCTGCTGAAGAGACAGGCAGCTCCAATGCTTCGCTTATATCTTACTCTGGTGCTCCTTGCAGTACTGGTCAGCTTATTCTCAACAGCACTGGGGGATTCTTTACAAGCTCTCATCCACTGCTGCTCAATGGGAGCCCTATACTCTCGGGGGCAGGAACGGGGGTCATCATCAATGGGTTGACACTGAGCGATGGCCACACAGTCACTCTCAGTCCTGTTTCAGCTAATGCACCATTTCTACTAAACGGGGCTCAAGTAATCTCCAAAGATGAACGGGGCATCAGTGATATAGAGGCCCATGGCAGCCTGCCCACTGTGGTTCTGAATCCACAAGCCGGTTTAACTAGCACAATACCTCTCTCGCTTAGCGAGGACGCAAAAACAGCCAGCAGCAACGTCTCTCCATTGGATTTCATCACTCTTCCAGAGGTCTTGAAGAATCCAGATAACACTCAGTCACTTCCTACAAACTTAATGTCCTCGCCCACCATCTCCACTTCTGTCATCTCTCCCACATCTCTTTCTTCAGTGGCACTGGCCCCCAATAATATTCCTGCATCAACAGCTGGCTCCATGAGTTCAGTCATCTCCAGTCCCATGGTGCCACTACAGCCCACACAGACACCTGAAATTGTTGTATTAGGAAAAGCCGAGTCTCATGCACAAACTCGCAGCTCCATCTCTAGCCCTCAGGTGCTGTCTTTACCCCAGGTGGTACCATCAATACAGGGCGTTCCAGTTTCTCAACTGATGCAGCATCCATCTGGGGCCACAGTGTCATCTTGCCCCCAGCTTGTTCCAGTCTCCCCAGTGAATTCACAGTTACCCCATGTCCCCATTCATCAATTTCAGACGCAGACCTTGCACATCGGTCCAAGACTTGTGCAAACACAGCCCCAAAATGGCTTGACCACATTAAGCACCAGTAGTGCTTTATCACTCCCCCAGATGGCTGATGGGCAAGTTACACAAATGCTTACACCTCAGCTAGGAGACGAATCTATTTCAGCCACCCTTCCACAGATACAGACCTCCATGGGAACACAAATCATTCCCATCTCCTCCCCGACTCAAGTTGTGCCCATATCCCAAACCAAAGACTCAGGCCAACCTCAGCTGGTCCCCCTGTCACTGCCTCAACTTATGCCTGTGTCATCTATTGCGGGAACTCCAACTGGAACCCTGTCCTTCCCTCAGGTGGTCCCAGCAAATCCATCTCTTTCGATTCCGTCCCATGGAGGTGCTTTCCAGATTCTGACATCTGGATCTGGAACAGGATTGAGTGTTGCCCAGGGATCAATATGCCTTAGCCCAATAGGTCCTCCTCAGAGTGTCCCTACTGGTACCATCCCAGGTGTTCAGCTTCTCAACTCTGGGGTGATTCAGATACCTTCTGCCTCTCCAG GCAACATCCTACTTGCAGGAGGCATTGGGGGCAGCCCCATCCTAAGTGTTCAAAATGGCAAACTCATCCTCACTATCCCAGCTGGCATCCAGTTTGCCAGCATGCCTGTCAAGTCCATCCCAGACCATTTGGTCTCAAGCAACAGTACCCTTGATCCTCAATCCTCCGCTGTACATCCACTTGAGAATCAACCAACACCTTCACTCACTGCTCAAACATCAAATTCACTACAGTCATCTTCTTTGGGGTTTGTTGGTTCCTCTACACTTTACTGCAGCCCCGAGCCAGGGACAATTGCCAACCCAACCCCAGGAGCCTCTCCTAACACCCCAGACTCTTCCAGCACTCCCACTCCTACAAGTGTCCTACAATCCCAGCAGACCCTTAGCCCTGAAAGCATGCTACCACTCAGTCCAATATGTAGCGGTGTGGCAACCGGCCCCCACCTCTCCCAGCCAGTCTGGAGCCCCGTCCCGCTGTCCTCCTCTGCTGGTCTGACATTATTTGACATTCGTGGGAAAGGAGATCTTCCAGAGGACCCTGCTTTGTTGGGCTTGCCAGGCGGAGAGTCCCTCCTGTTGGGCACTCCTCCTCCAGGCGAAGATGTGGAGAGTGATTCTCAGCTGGATGAGGTGGAGGACATGGATGGGGACTCGAAAATTCTTACACAGCTGCAGTCTGTCCCTGTGGATGATGATCTGGGTTTGTAA
- the LOC109110749 gene encoding homeobox protein SIX1-like isoform X1 — translation MAVGFSPEQVACVCEVLLQSGSMDRLSSFLCSLPSNVYLGMAHSQENVLKARAAVAFHHCRFAELYALLERNVFSPCSHPLLQQLWLRAHYKEAELQRGHPLGAVGKYRIRRKFPLPRTIWDGEETSYCFKEKSRSVLRERYCREPYPSPREKRDLAAATGLTATQVSNWFKNRRQRDRAAASRQGRTSAGAFLSSDEELSPPASPSTLFSCSQQLSAHPPPLHHLGPAHY, via the exons ATGGCGGTGGGCTTCTCCCCAGAACAGGTGGCGTGTGTTTGTGAGGTTCTTCTTCAGAGTGGAAGCATGGATCGCTTGTCCTCGTTCTTATGCTCCTTACCTTCCAATGTGTATCTGGGAATGGCCCACAGTCAAGAGAATGTGCTGAAAGCGCGGGCTGCGGTTGCCTTCCACCACTGTCGTTTTGCTGAGCTCTACGCCTTGTTAGAGAGGAACGTGTTCTCCCCGTGCAGTCACCCTCTCCTCCAGCAGCTCTGGCTCCGGGCTCACTACAAGGAGGCTGAATTGCAGAGGGGCCACCCTCTTGGGGCCGTGGGGAAGTACCGCATCCGCCGCAAGTTCCCTCTTCCTCGTACCATCTGGGATGGAGAGGAGACCAGCTACTGCTTCAAG GAAAAGTCTCGCAGTGTATTGCGAGAGAGGTACTGCAGAGAGCCGTACCCCTCGCCGCGAGAGAAACGAGATTTGGCTGCAGCCACTGGACTCACTGCTACACAAGTCAGCAACTGGTTCAAGAACCGTCGACAGCGGGACAGAGCTGCGGCCAGCCGTCAGGG CAGAACGTCAGCAGGAGCGTTCCTGAGCTCTGATGAGGAACTCTCACCGCCGGCGAGTCCCAGCACACTATTCTCCTGCTCCCAGCAGCTCTCTGCCCACCCGCCCCCTCTACACCACCTGGGACCAGCACACTACTGA